The following nucleotide sequence is from Parcubacteria group bacterium.
CAATAACGACATTATTTCTCTCTAATTTTATTTTATCAACCCCGTTAGAAGTCGACAAGTCGTCAGACGCTGTCGGCGTCTTACTTCTAACGGGGTCAAATTCATCTGCTTTTACATAATTTACATTAGATTTTCCATAACTAAGAAAATATACCGTTTGCGCTGAAACTGGTAATCCGTTGCTTGTCTCTTTATCATCAGCGTGCCAAATAACATATTTAAAAACACTGTCCGGCAAACTATTTAAGTAGTTTGCGATTTCAATCTGGCCTTTGGAAAAAGCATCGGCAGTGCGAATATTTGAAGCCCACCTGATAAAATATTTGTTATATTCCGCGAATCCTATAAATAATAAAAAAACGATTAGCAATACAAAAATCTTTTTTTTAGTTCTTAAAAGCTGATGGTGATTCAAATATTTTTGGATTTTTTCCCAAACCCAAACTAATCCGATACCGGCAAAAACCATTGCCGCCGGCATAGAGCCTAAAGCTCGCAAAGCGTGAGGGTTGCCCTCGGTTGATAAAACATTTGGTAAAAGAAAAATCAAAAGCCATGCCAAAAGGAATTTTTCACCAAACCCCAAACGCTTAACACTAATACAGAATCCTATAAGAAACAGAATACCGACCAGCCAAAATAATTGCGGCGAACCGGCAAAATTATGCCGCCAGTTCAGGTCGCCGACAATATTAAACATTCCTATGGTTGCCACAGTGCTTATGGCCGCTGATTTGAGAGGACTATCTGCCGAAAAAATTGAAACTTGGCCGCTTCTTCCAAAAAAATCGCCCGGATTATTCAGAAAGTAAATTCCTATTGGCAGAGCAACAATAAAAGCCGTAATCGTGAAAATCGCAAATCCCGGCCACATATTTTTTGCTCGGTGTTTTGTAAGATAAAGTATAAAAAATACCGCGGCTAAAACGGGCGCAAAGCGATATGAAATATAGGTATAAAACCCAAGACCAAACAAAGCTCCCGCTAAAACCAACATAATTATCGATGTCCGACATCGATAATTATTGATGTCCGACATCGATAATTTAAATCCGCGTATTAAAAAATAGAAAGACCAGATTAAAAATGGCAGCATCAGGCCGGCGCGAAAACCCATACGGCTGAAATTTACGGCCCAAAAACCAACGGCCATAAAAAAACTTGAGGCCAGCGCTATTTCAACGCTAAATAGCAACTTAGTTAGAAAAAATAGCCCCAAAACTGCTAAAACGCCCGCTATAGCAGGGAATAGTCTTAGAACCCAGGATTCTATGCCAAAAAATTTTATTGCTAAAGCGTCAAGCCATATTATCATTCCTTCGCGGCCATTGTTATTGGTATAAAAAACCTTAAATTCCCCGGTTTTAAGCGACAATAAGGCGTCGGCGCCATTCATCGCCTCATCTTGATAAAGGCCCGGCGGTATAACGTCAAATTGCCAGAATCTGAAAAAAACCGCGATAGCGATAATTAACAATAAAATCGCCGCGTGCCTATGTTTATAAAATAATTTTGTCATAATATGAGATGCTGGTATAATGTTAACATATGAATACTGAACAAGAAAAACAACATGCCCCGGAAATCGAAGCTTTGGTCCAAATTGCTTTTGATAAGGGCATTGCCAAAGCTATTGAAGAGGCGAAAGCCAAAAATGATCCGCATCTCTTTGATGACTTTCACGACGCTTTGATTGACCGCTTTTATCAGAAGCTGGTTGAAGCGGGGAAAATAACTAATAATTAACAGCTGGTAGTTTTATAGCTTACGGAATAAAATGCTTTACTTATTTTTATTATTTATTTTCACAATCACCTTAATTTTGTGGCTGATTTGGTTTGTATGGAACAGAGCCTGGCAAAAGGGCATGATTTTTAGTTCATTAAACTATGTTTTGCTTGAAGTGCGCCTCCCAAAAATAATAGAAACTATTGACAGCGCGAAAGAAAAAGAAAAATTGGCCGTAATGGAGCAATTCTATAATTCTTTAAACGCCATTCTGCCGCGAAAAAAAGGCTTTCTAAAGCCGAGGCCTTATTTGGTTTTTGAAATCGCGGTGCCGGAAAACGGCGAAGAAATCTTTTTTCACTTGGCAGTTCCCAAAAAATTCCTAAACACGATTCAAAGACAGCTTCAAGGATTCTTCCCGGAAGCAGAAATTAATGCCGTAAACGATTACAACATTTTTAACCGCAATGGGAAAAGCGTAGGATCAATCCTTAGGTTAAAACGGAATTACGTTTTACCGTTTCAAACCTACAAAAAACTGGAAACCAGCACTTTGGGATTAATCACCAACGCCATTTCTCTGCTTGAGGCGAAAGGCGAGGGGGTTGCGATTCAAATTTTAGTGAGGCCGACAAGCGCTTCTTCAAAAAGCGATGCCTCAAAAATCATAAAACATTTATATTCCGGAAAACACCTGGACTCCGCTATAGGCGAGTTGGATGACCCTCTCTCGTTTATAGACGCTATAAGAAATTTTTTTAATATAAAAAATTCCAAAGAAAAAGAAAAAAAACAAATACCGGAATCTCAAACTCCTTTAACGCCTCTTGCCAAGGATTTGATTGACGCCGTAGACAGCAAGGCAAAGCAACAGCTATTTGAAACTAATATCCGAGTTTTGGCGTCAGCCGAAACTGAAGAACGGGCCTTGCAGATTCTGTCAAACATAGAAAGCGCCTTTGCTCAATTTGAGGCGCCGGATTTAAATTATTTTTACAGTTACCGGCCCCAAAAAAATATATTAAAAAAATTAATTTATAACTTTTCATTCCGTTTATTCAACCCTCCGGAAACCGATTGGCTTTCCGGCGAGGAGTTAACCAGCGTATTTCATCTGCCGATTGTAAAAATCGAAACTCCAAAAGTGAGGTTTCTTAAATCAAAAGCCGCGCCTCCGCCGGCAATTTTGCCGTCTGCCGGAGTAACTTTGGGCAAAAATGAATTCAGAGGCCAGGAGACGCTTATCAAATTAAGCCCGCTCGATAGAAGACGGCATTTATACGTTATCGGCCAGACCGGCACCGGCAAAAGCTATCTGTTAAGAAACCTCATCAA
It contains:
- a CDS encoding glycosyltransferase family 39 protein, whose translation is MTKLFYKHRHAAILLLIIAIAVFFRFWQFDVIPPGLYQDEAMNGADALLSLKTGEFKVFYTNNNGREGMIIWLDALAIKFFGIESWVLRLFPAIAGVLAVLGLFFLTKLLFSVEIALASSFFMAVGFWAVNFSRMGFRAGLMLPFLIWSFYFLIRGFKLSMSDINNYRCRTSIIMLVLAGALFGLGFYTYISYRFAPVLAAVFFILYLTKHRAKNMWPGFAIFTITAFIVALPIGIYFLNNPGDFFGRSGQVSIFSADSPLKSAAISTVATIGMFNIVGDLNWRHNFAGSPQLFWLVGILFLIGFCISVKRLGFGEKFLLAWLLIFLLPNVLSTEGNPHALRALGSMPAAMVFAGIGLVWVWEKIQKYLNHHQLLRTKKKIFVLLIVFLLFIGFAEYNKYFIRWASNIRTADAFSKGQIEIANYLNSLPDSVFKYVIWHADDKETSNGLPVSAQTVYFLSYGKSNVNYVKADEFDPVRSKTPTASDDLSTSNGVDKIKLERNNVVIVPLYFDLTFLHELNKKLSEGKIEFIYLNTPILIVP
- a CDS encoding ATP-binding protein is translated as MLYLFLLFIFTITLILWLIWFVWNRAWQKGMIFSSLNYVLLEVRLPKIIETIDSAKEKEKLAVMEQFYNSLNAILPRKKGFLKPRPYLVFEIAVPENGEEIFFHLAVPKKFLNTIQRQLQGFFPEAEINAVNDYNIFNRNGKSVGSILRLKRNYVLPFQTYKKLETSTLGLITNAISLLEAKGEGVAIQILVRPTSASSKSDASKIIKHLYSGKHLDSAIGELDDPLSFIDAIRNFFNIKNSKEKEKKQIPESQTPLTPLAKDLIDAVDSKAKQQLFETNIRVLASAETEERALQILSNIESAFAQFEAPDLNYFYSYRPQKNILKKLIYNFSFRLFNPPETDWLSGEELTSVFHLPIVKIETPKVRFLKSKAAPPPAILPSAGVTLGKNEFRGQETLIKLSPLDRRRHLYVIGQTGTGKSYLLRNLIKQDIDSGAGVGIIDPHGDLVEAILGLVPQSRLNDVILFDPADTEWPIGLNLLEASTATEKDFAIQEIIAIFQKLFLAEHLGPIFEHSMRNAMLTLMADGENPGTLVDIPRIFTDPIFVRQLLIKVTDPLVRDYWEKEMLKMTEQYKSEMLGYLISKIGRFVENSMMRNIIGQTRSGIDFDDVINNGKILLINLSKGRLGEINSALLGLIITAKLQMAAFKRAEEKNEEMRRDFYLYMDEFQNFATDSIATTLSEARKYRLNLILAHQFIAQLTEKIRDSVFGNVGSTVSFRIGPDDAKFLVKQFEPVFNESDLINIDNRHAYAKLLIGGATTTPFNFTTETVKEGSLDEAEKLRELNRQKYARPRTEVEEIINKRFKQ